Genomic segment of Rickettsiella endosymbiont of Xylota segnis:
CATCAAAACAAAAAATTATTTCCTGTGTATGACTCATCAGTCGACTTATTTGATCCTGGCTGGTTGCAGTGCCCAAGGTTGCGACAGCAAAAGGGAAATCCGCTTGAAACAACGCTAAAACATCCATATAACCTTCAACCACTATGATACGTTCTAACTGACGATTTGCCTGAAATGTTTCATAAAGACCATACAGTTCTTTACCTTTATGAAAAAGTGTCGTTTCAGGTGAATTCAAATATTTGGGTTCCTGTTGCGTCAAGACACGACCGCCAAAGCCAATGACGCGTCCTCTTCTATCACGTATCGGAAACAAAATTCGATCCCGGAAGCGATCATAATAACCTTGGCCTTCGGATTTTTTAACTAATAAACCCGCTGCAAATAAATTCTCGGTATCGTTAAAAGTTTTAAGCAATGTATCCCAAGCCGCTGGTGCATAACCTAAGTTAAATTTCTTAGCTATTTCGCCCGATAGTCCACGTTGTTTTAGATAGTTAATAGCGAGTGTATTATGTCGTAATTCTTTGGCATAAAATTGCGCTACCTCTTCTAACAAACCATAAAGATTAGAAGAAGCTTTATAATAAATTTCTTGATGTTTTGAATGTTGCGGGATTTCCATACCTATTTGTTCCGCTAAAGAGTTCACTGCTTCAACAAAACTTAGTTTTTCATATTCCATTAAAAAACTAAAAGCATTCCCACCTACAGAGCAACCAAAACAATAGTAAAATTGTTTTTCTGGCGTAACAGTAAAGGAAGGTGTTTTTTCGGCGTGAAAGGGACAGCAGGCAATATAATTTTTACCTTTTTTTCGTAACGGAACGCGTGCATCAATAAGCTGCACTATATCTATGCGCGCTAGGAGCTCATTAATAAATTCCTGTGGGATGGGTGCTAGTGACATATTTATGTACTCTTCGCACTTGAATCTTTGTCTGTATTACAGCTCAAGAAGAAATAAACGAATTTTTAAGTCAACCGGGCTTTAATTTTTGCGCTAATTTGTGTCATGTCCGCACGACCTTGTAATTTGTCTTTCAGTTCTGCCATGACCTTTCCCATCTCCTTTACTGAAGTAGCACCTACTTTTGTGATGGCTTCAGATACAATACGATCAATGTCTGTTTCACTTAAAGGTTCGGGTAGATAGGTTTGAATAATCTTGACTTCTAAACGTTCTTGATCGGCTAAATCATCACGTTTAGCCTGATCATACTGAGCAATAGAATCGCGACGTTGCTTAATCATTTTATTCAGTATCTGTGTAATACGCGTATTATCTACTTCAATGCGTTCATCCACTTCAACCTGCTTAATCGCCGCCAAAATGAGCCGTACCACACCCAATCGTTGCTTATCGTGTGCTCGAAGAGCAATCTTCATATCTTCCTGAATTTGCTGTTTGAGAGAGGTAGTCATGCTGATATTAATGCTTACGCTTTGTTTTAGCGATAAAGCAAGGGTTATCACGCATCAGCCGCTTGCGACACCGCTTAACTGCTGCTGCGAAACGACGCTTGCGTGCTTCAGTGGGTTTCTCGTAGTATTCACGACGACGCACTTCAGCGAAAATACCTGATTTTTCACAGGCACGCTTATAACGGCGAATAGCCGACTCGAGTGTTTCGCTGGTTTTAAGTATTACGCCGGGCATGTAGTACACTTCCTCAATTAAAGTTAAAATAGGTGCTAATTCTAACCAGCAATCCATAAAAATGCAAAGTTTCTATTCAAAACAAACCGATATCCATCCAAAAAACATACATTGTGTATTAGGGATTGAGACTTCCTGCGATGAAACCGGTATCGCTCTCTATCATGGTCAAAAAGGTCTCATTGCCCATTCGTTATATAGTCAAATTGAGCTACATAATCTGTACGGCGGCGTCGTTCCAGAACTCGCCTCACGCGACCATATTCTTAAAATATTACCCTTATTACAAGAGACTTTGACAGTTGCCAACCTCACGCTCTCAGCTATCAATGGCATTGCCTATTGTGCAGGCCCTGGCTTAGCCGGGGCTCTATTGGTCGGTGCAGCTTTTGGACGTAGTTTAGGCTGGGCACTCGGAATTCCCACCTTAGGGGTACATCATATGGAAGCGCATTTGCTTGCACCTATGCTAGAAGAACACGTCCCGGATTTCCCATTTATTGCCCTTTTAGTGTCCGGCGGCCATACACTGCTAGCACAAGTAAACGGTATCGGCGATTACAAGATTCTAGGTGTAAGTCTAGATGATGCGGTAGGCGAAGCTTTTGATAAAACAGCCAAATTATTAGGTTTAAATTACCCCGGTGGTCCTGCCATCGCTGCATTAGCTGAACAAGGCCAAGCTAAACAATATGCTTTTCCACGTCCGATGGTAAATAGACCGGGTTGCAACTTTAGTTTTAGTGGTTTGAAAACATTTGTGAGTACAACATTAAAAAAGAGCGATCAAGCTGAACAAACTAAAGCAAATATTGCTCATGAATTTCAAGCTGCCGTAGCGGATACTTTAGTTATAAAGGCTATGCGCGCTTTAAAGCAAACAGGCCTGCGTCGTTTAGTGGTTGCAGGTGGCGTAGCTGCGAATACCTGGCTCAGAAAAGAACTTGCCAACATGGCAGCTACGCATAATTTCACACTTTATTACCCACGACCCAGTTTCTGCACAGATAATGGGGCAATGATTGCTTATTTAGGTTATCGTCGCTTAAATTTAGGTCAAAGCGATAATTTAGGCATAAAAACCATTGCGCGTTATCCTTTAGATCAGTTGGATTAAAGAGTAAAATTTCAAATGCTGAAGCAACAAGCAAACTGTCTATCCTGATCTAGAGGAGGAAAAGAGGTGAAGGAACAATTAACTATTAAATGAAGCAAAGCCTCTTCTTCATTATTAAGCTTGGCACAAAATAACAATATTTTTCTTAAACTACTTTTACTTTCAGCGTCAAAATTAAATAATAAACCCTGATCTTTTAATTTCATATAAATACCACATATAGTTGTATTATCGGGTAACTCATTTTTTTTATAAATCGATAAAAACTTATTAACAGGATCTTTATAATTTCTTTTCCAAGCCCCTGAAAAAAATCGATAAATGATCCCTAAACAACCCTTACCTTTAGAATAATCTTTTAATAAAGCAATACAAGTTTTTATCGGATCTTGCTCATAAAAGTAGATATAATCAGGAATATTTTCTAAATCTAATTCTCGTCCTGGCATCCTATTTGATAAAGTTAATTCATTGAGTTGATCTTTTTCTTCAGATGTCAAACTATTTTTCAATAAATACGCTAATATCATATTAATTTCGAAAGCAAGAAAACTTAAATCAATATTTTTTTCTTTAAAAATTTGAATACTCGCTTTAATTGCTTGCAAATAATCATTAAAAGAACTCGTTGTTGCATCTTCACTATTTATCGGGGGTTGAAAATTTTGCTCAGTGGCCTGTAATGAGCTTGAAGGTTGATTTATTTCCTCCTTCCCTAATCCTGATTCAGTTTCAACTTTTTTAATTTCTTTTTTGGTATTGTCTATAAGTTCTTCATTACAGTTAAACAATTTAAGTAAATTTAATTTGAGGAGTTTTTTTTCTCCATGAATGTCTTTTATTAATCTTTTATCTCTTTTTGATAAAATTTCATCATCTATAATATAAAAGAGTTCAACGATCCTATCAGAAATAGTTAATTTTTTTTCACTATGCTCTATGTCTACTTTAGAAGGAGATAATACATCCTTTAGAAGTTTTTGTGAGGGAGCAAATAAATCTCTAACAGGAGTATTTTTAAATTTAATCGGCATAACTAATCTCCATTTAATTAAAATCTTATTATTGTAAAATCTCTATCATTCAACAACATAACATAAAAAAAGGTTTTGTAAAAAAATTCGGAAACAGTTTTTCTTAAAAAATAAAAATTATTTTTTCTTCTTAAATTGAGTTTTTGTTAATTGGGGTTCTGTACCTTGAAATAAACGTTGAATATTTGAAAAATGCCGTGCTATGAGTATTATCGTCATTAAAAGTATCGGCAAATAAACCGTCAATGAATAAGAATAAAAAACATAAAAAAACGTCACGATAGCCGCCAGCATGGATGCAACAGAAATATAACGAAATACAAACAACACCACCACCCAGCTTAATAAACCTATCAAGCCTAGAGGCCACGCTAAAGCAAATAATCCACCCAATGCGGTTGCTACGCCTTTCCCCCCACGAAAACCAAAAAAAATCGGATATAAATGACCTATAAAAGCAAAAAAAGCGACCCATGCCAAAGACGCTAGCGGCACACCAAACATTTTAGCTAGCATAACTGGAATCCAACCTTTGAGCATATCCCCCAATAATACGATAGCGGCTAATTTTTTTCCGCCAATTCTAAGGATATTGCTAGCTCCTGGGTTCCCTGAACCTTGCGTACGTGGATCAGGTAGCCCTGCACATTTACTCACGATAATCGCACTGGACAAAGAACCCAGTAAATAGGCAATTAAGATAAAAATAAATAGCGATAACATAAATTTTCCTATATAGATTCTTTTTTAAAAAATTCGCATCTTGAATAGATGCCGCGGTATAATATAAACGATAAATAATTTTCTTGATTGAAAATTCCGACAGCCAATTTATATACTCTTGGCATTTGAATTTTTGACAAGGCCGCGAAAGGATTGCGAGTTGAGCGGCAACACACAAAAATTCAAGTGCCAAGAGTATAGTAATAATTATTAAAAGGTCCTA
This window contains:
- the tsaD gene encoding tRNA (adenosine(37)-N6)-threonylcarbamoyltransferase complex transferase subunit TsaD, with protein sequence MQSFYSKQTDIHPKNIHCVLGIETSCDETGIALYHGQKGLIAHSLYSQIELHNLYGGVVPELASRDHILKILPLLQETLTVANLTLSAINGIAYCAGPGLAGALLVGAAFGRSLGWALGIPTLGVHHMEAHLLAPMLEEHVPDFPFIALLVSGGHTLLAQVNGIGDYKILGVSLDDAVGEAFDKTAKLLGLNYPGGPAIAALAEQGQAKQYAFPRPMVNRPGCNFSFSGLKTFVSTTLKKSDQAEQTKANIAHEFQAAVADTLVIKAMRALKQTGLRRLVVAGGVAANTWLRKELANMAATHNFTLYYPRPSFCTDNGAMIAYLGYRRLNLGQSDNLGIKTIARYPLDQLD
- the rpsU gene encoding 30S ribosomal protein S21 codes for the protein MPGVILKTSETLESAIRRYKRACEKSGIFAEVRRREYYEKPTEARKRRFAAAVKRCRKRLMRDNPCFIAKTKRKH
- a CDS encoding GatB/YqeY domain-containing protein; its protein translation is MTTSLKQQIQEDMKIALRAHDKQRLGVVRLILAAIKQVEVDERIEVDNTRITQILNKMIKQRRDSIAQYDQAKRDDLADQERLEVKIIQTYLPEPLSETDIDRIVSEAITKVGATSVKEMGKVMAELKDKLQGRADMTQISAKIKARLT
- the plsY gene encoding glycerol-3-phosphate 1-O-acyltransferase PlsY, with amino-acid sequence MLSLFIFILIAYLLGSLSSAIIVSKCAGLPDPRTQGSGNPGASNILRIGGKKLAAIVLLGDMLKGWIPVMLAKMFGVPLASLAWVAFFAFIGHLYPIFFGFRGGKGVATALGGLFALAWPLGLIGLLSWVVVLFVFRYISVASMLAAIVTFFYVFYSYSLTVYLPILLMTIILIARHFSNIQRLFQGTEPQLTKTQFKKKK
- the dnaG gene encoding DNA primase: MSLAPIPQEFINELLARIDIVQLIDARVPLRKKGKNYIACCPFHAEKTPSFTVTPEKQFYYCFGCSVGGNAFSFLMEYEKLSFVEAVNSLAEQIGMEIPQHSKHQEIYYKASSNLYGLLEEVAQFYAKELRHNTLAINYLKQRGLSGEIAKKFNLGYAPAAWDTLLKTFNDTENLFAAGLLVKKSEGQGYYDRFRDRILFPIRDRRGRVIGFGGRVLTQQEPKYLNSPETTLFHKGKELYGLYETFQANRQLERIIVVEGYMDVLALFQADFPFAVATLGTATSQDQISRLMSHTQEIIFCFDGDIAGKKAAWRVLEQSLDLLTDGYILRFLLLPNGEDPDSLLHKKGRTEFITRLQQAQSLGEFLFGYLLTQIDINQLEGKARLAKLAVPLIEKVAVGIMQHKLFEQLATLVNMDVVTLKKVTANDKSNIIKKMPKKIKFNTANRSSPMRLAIALLVQFPQIVKSLSDKQCHILSRLELPGSDFLVQLFLLLKQNPELTSAMLLEYWREDEARYKIFKQLINYPLAIPESGMQAEFHDLLKHLKKAAAEGQIDKLLQQGKQSGLNEEEKKHLYHLMLNNINDK